A region of Lycium barbarum isolate Lr01 chromosome 3, ASM1917538v2, whole genome shotgun sequence DNA encodes the following proteins:
- the LOC132631153 gene encoding protein FAR1-RELATED SEQUENCE 4-like: MIKLRNPGTVANIKWTAGNKFKYAFFAYGASIEGWKHCRPVMMVNATFLKSKYRGVLMIAVAKDGNNNIFPLAFGIADSENNESYRWFFRHVKKVFGTRKDLSILSDRHASIATAIKELYPDTKHGICIYHMEKNLQKHFPSEAILSCFTMQQLPTNRQSFGKLDATRSSHDLTCWAEKILLEKISRGFTMKVENITPIKFVVKDEGYQYNVDLKNITCECLEFQTDELPCTHAMAVIDKRSLSKSTHCAD, from the exons ATGATAAAATTAAGAAATCCTGGAACAGTTGCGAACATCAAATGGACCGCTGGCAATAAGTTTAAGTATGCTTTTTTCGCTTATGGAGCATCAATTGAGGGTTGGAAACACTGCAGACCAGTAATGATGGTGAATGCAACCTTCTTGAAATCAAAATACCGCGGTGTGCTCATGATAGCAGTAGCAAAGGATGGaaacaacaacatatttcctcTTGCATTTGGTATTGCAGACTCTGAGAATAATGAATCCTACAGGTGGTTTTTCAGACACGTGAAAAAGGTGTTTGGCACGCGCAAAGATCTATCAATTCTTTCCGATCGCCACGCATCAATTGCAACTGCAATCAAAGAACTGTATCCAGATACCAAGCATGGAATATGCATCTACCACATGGAGAAGAACTTGCAGAAACATTTCCCATCCGAAGCGATCCTATCCTGTTTTACAATGCAGCAACTACCTACAAACAGGCAGAGTTTC GGAAAATTGGATGCAACAAGATCGTCCCATGACCTGACATGTTGGGCTGAAAAGATTCTGCTTGAAAAGATAAGTAGAGgcttcacaatgaaa GTAGAAAACATAACTCCCATCAAATTTGttgtgaaagatgaaggatatcaaTACAATGTAGACCTGAAGAATATCACTTGTGAATGCTTGGAGTTCCAAACTGATGAGTTACCGTGCACACATGCCATGGCAGTTATAGACAAAAGAAGTTTGTCAAAATCTACACACTGTGCGGACTAG